The following proteins come from a genomic window of Streptomyces sp. GS7:
- a CDS encoding NucA/NucB deoxyribonuclease domain-containing protein — translation MRRVRHLLAAVAALALTATLLALGTSPAAAAPAKAAPKGYGTCKATAPGSQARRQGTGWTCAKAVPVAAPVTVTERIVRGVSDGACANGRNSDRHNYCWGEKFTNWAFDTNGKEIGRSVVEAVSFARLSSSSGKWTENIAVKATEMGGNAKTVSMDLSATCSGLCTVDAPAWGGAPVELALGDEKTGNLSFTSTVTKGNYSFISPTYTSFGEILDAGGGPANPVTWNGHDLRCDAQVGQYPGCIVMGHMPNVTIRESAYGAAAVAYGWAQSNLKGGNFGTETKPLQRNSGGKTEAAKKRRQSCTAAPDPFKKDPSVTDDSCDEFPFASSVQGGTNGSECTEIIPRKTAGVWHVDVVRDSPHGNNAPCIRAHVPLPENTGAGGELGRAVVADRILEMEWYEVIIAP, via the coding sequence TTGAGACGCGTCAGACACCTGCTCGCGGCCGTAGCCGCACTCGCCCTCACCGCGACCCTCCTCGCCCTGGGCACCTCACCGGCCGCCGCCGCACCCGCCAAGGCCGCCCCCAAGGGCTACGGCACATGCAAGGCCACAGCACCGGGCTCCCAGGCGCGCCGCCAGGGCACCGGCTGGACCTGTGCCAAGGCGGTGCCCGTCGCCGCCCCTGTCACTGTCACCGAACGCATCGTGCGCGGCGTCTCGGATGGTGCGTGCGCCAACGGCCGAAACTCCGACCGGCACAACTACTGCTGGGGCGAGAAGTTCACGAACTGGGCCTTCGACACCAACGGCAAGGAGATAGGCCGCTCCGTCGTCGAGGCCGTGAGCTTCGCTCGCCTGAGCTCCTCCAGCGGGAAGTGGACGGAGAACATCGCCGTCAAGGCCACCGAGATGGGGGGCAACGCGAAGACCGTGTCGATGGACCTGTCCGCCACCTGCAGCGGCCTGTGCACCGTGGACGCACCGGCCTGGGGCGGCGCGCCCGTCGAGCTGGCGCTGGGCGATGAGAAGACCGGGAACCTGTCCTTCACCTCCACTGTCACCAAGGGCAATTACTCGTTCATCTCCCCCACCTATACATCGTTCGGGGAGATCCTTGACGCGGGCGGCGGCCCTGCGAACCCGGTGACCTGGAACGGCCACGATCTGCGCTGTGATGCGCAGGTCGGCCAGTACCCCGGCTGCATCGTGATGGGACACATGCCCAACGTGACCATCCGCGAATCCGCCTACGGGGCCGCCGCCGTCGCCTACGGGTGGGCGCAGAGCAACCTCAAGGGCGGCAACTTCGGCACCGAGACGAAGCCGCTGCAGCGTAACTCCGGTGGGAAGACGGAGGCGGCCAAGAAGCGCAGGCAGTCGTGCACGGCGGCCCCGGACCCGTTCAAGAAGGACCCCAGCGTCACGGACGACTCCTGCGACGAGTTTCCCTTCGCCAGCTCCGTGCAGGGTGGCACGAACGGCTCCGAGTGCACGGAGATCATCCCCAGGAAGACCGCCGGGGTGTGGCACGTCGATGTCGTACGGGACAGCCCCCACGGTAATAACGCGCCCTGTATCCGGGCTCATGTGCCCCTGCCCGAGAACACGGGGGCGGGGGGTGAACTCGGCCGAGCCGTCGTCGCGGACCGCATCCTCGAGATGGAGTGGTACGAGGTGATCATCGCTCCCTAG
- a CDS encoding SDR family NAD(P)-dependent oxidoreductase, with protein sequence MRHAEREEQLDRDLLVLDAEYRIESFTSKFGGLRITIVDRFGERGEFGDEFADGATALSDTAETASEHTCETCGSPGRIRLRGDVRAWTSAGCVGCDSWTHPTKFVVAEQSSPLPARQEHTTMTTKTALITGTSRSVGLGFAVARQLAELDYHVILTARDVSRAEPLAEQLRQDGYAATALRLDLTDRAGMREAADYLDRRFGHLDALINNASDMPDFRILSALDADLDAVRSAMEVDVIGPWGLVQSMLPLLTAAPAARIVNVSSLSALQIATGLDLGASLRAPAHSMAKYMLNALTTVLARAFTDTPILVNGVDPGDTATHPERGDDGKDRPAAESARGVVWAATLAADGPTGGLFRDGQPLI encoded by the coding sequence ATGAGACACGCTGAGCGCGAAGAACAGCTCGACCGTGATCTGCTCGTGCTCGATGCTGAGTACCGCATCGAGTCCTTTACCTCGAAGTTCGGCGGCCTGCGCATCACCATCGTTGACCGTTTTGGCGAACGCGGCGAGTTCGGCGACGAGTTCGCCGACGGGGCCACCGCCCTGTCCGACACGGCCGAGACCGCCTCCGAGCACACCTGCGAGACCTGCGGGAGCCCCGGCCGTATCCGGCTGCGCGGCGACGTGCGGGCCTGGACGAGTGCCGGCTGCGTTGGGTGCGACTCTTGGACGCACCCAACTAAGTTCGTGGTCGCTGAACAGAGTTCACCTCTGCCCGCTCGACAGGAGCACACGACTATGACCACCAAGACCGCGTTGATCACCGGGACCAGCCGCTCGGTCGGACTCGGCTTCGCTGTAGCCCGCCAACTCGCCGAACTCGACTACCACGTCATCCTCACCGCGCGCGACGTCTCTCGCGCGGAACCGCTGGCCGAGCAGCTGCGCCAGGACGGGTATGCGGCAACCGCCCTGCGCCTGGACCTGACCGACCGGGCTGGCATGCGCGAGGCGGCCGACTACCTCGACCGGCGCTTCGGCCACTTGGACGCTCTGATCAACAACGCGAGTGACATGCCCGACTTCAGGATCCTTTCCGCGCTCGACGCCGACCTGGACGCGGTGCGCTCGGCGATGGAAGTCGACGTGATCGGCCCGTGGGGGCTGGTCCAGTCGATGCTGCCGCTGCTGACCGCCGCGCCCGCCGCGCGGATCGTGAACGTCTCGAGCCTGTCCGCACTCCAGATCGCCACCGGGCTCGATCTCGGCGCGAGCCTGCGCGCCCCGGCGCACTCGATGGCCAAGTACATGCTCAACGCCCTGACTACCGTCCTCGCCCGCGCCTTCACCGACACCCCGATCCTCGTCAACGGCGTCGACCCCGGCGATACCGCCACCCACCCCGAACGCGGTGACGACGGCAAGGACCGCCCGGCCGCGGAAAGCGCACGCGGCGTCGTCTGGGCCGCCACCCTGGCCGCCGACGGCCCCACCGGAGGGCTCTTCCGCGACGGACAACCCCTCATCTGA
- a CDS encoding TetR/AcrR family transcriptional regulator, with amino-acid sequence MPERKPRADATRNREAVLAAADTLFAHCASPEDVTMADIAAAAGVGKATLFRGFGDRTGLIRALYEMRLAPIRLAVEEGAPPLGPATPPLQRVPALLDAVLCFKIDNRHLALALEGTGGDSPYAADHYARWHSTLQAALEQIPGFTDSSFAAHALLAATRADLVEHLVGQQRMPREQMRTHLAAFTARVLEPCPPRE; translated from the coding sequence ATGCCCGAACGCAAACCACGCGCGGACGCCACCCGCAACCGGGAGGCCGTCCTTGCGGCCGCCGACACACTCTTCGCCCACTGTGCGAGCCCTGAGGACGTCACCATGGCCGACATCGCGGCGGCGGCCGGCGTCGGCAAGGCCACGCTCTTCCGCGGCTTCGGTGACCGCACCGGCCTGATCCGCGCGCTGTACGAGATGCGGCTCGCACCGATCAGGCTCGCCGTCGAAGAGGGGGCACCGCCCCTGGGGCCCGCCACCCCGCCACTCCAGCGCGTGCCCGCCCTCCTCGACGCTGTCCTGTGCTTCAAGATCGACAACCGCCACCTCGCCCTTGCACTGGAGGGAACCGGCGGCGACAGCCCTTATGCGGCAGACCACTACGCACGGTGGCACAGCACACTCCAGGCCGCGCTGGAGCAGATTCCCGGATTCACTGACAGCAGTTTCGCCGCGCACGCTCTACTCGCTGCCACCCGCGCCGACCTCGTCGAACACCTCGTCGGTCAACAGCGGATGCCCCGCGAGCAGATGCGGACTCACCTGGCGGCCTTCACTGCCAGGGTCCTGGAACCATGTCCACCACGGGAATGA
- a CDS encoding nuclear transport factor 2 family protein — MTASTAPVDLYRHGLQLLLDKDIPAWVDLWDENGIFEFPFAPEGWPKRLQGKADVAEYMRGYPDRIDLHDFPYVEIHQTVAPQTIVVEMRGVGRLVGTRSPFDMSYIAVVTVENGLITRYRDYWNPLAVLNPAANFTGSN; from the coding sequence ATGACCGCGAGCACCGCACCGGTGGACCTGTACCGCCACGGCCTGCAACTCCTGCTGGACAAGGACATCCCCGCGTGGGTCGACTTGTGGGACGAGAACGGGATCTTCGAGTTCCCCTTTGCGCCGGAAGGCTGGCCGAAGCGGCTGCAGGGCAAGGCAGATGTCGCGGAGTACATGCGCGGCTACCCCGACCGCATAGACCTTCACGACTTCCCCTACGTCGAGATTCACCAGACCGTCGCCCCGCAGACCATCGTGGTCGAGATGCGTGGTGTGGGCCGCCTGGTAGGCACCAGAAGTCCCTTCGACATGTCCTACATCGCCGTTGTCACCGTCGAGAACGGCCTCATCACCCGCTACCGCGACTACTGGAACCCACTCGCCGTCCTGAATCCCGCCGCCAACTTCACCGGGAGCAACTGA
- a CDS encoding NAD(P)H-binding protein has translation MNRPGEFTLVIGATGTTGSRVAAQLAARGRRVKAASRRAIPVDGSCPVRFDWDDPTSFAGALEGADRVYLNPPLGAPDPATVMLPFLQQARAAGVRRAVLLSSSAIPAGGPAVGQVHQALPGLFSQWAVLRPSWFMQNFTGNHTHARTIRADRTIHTATGEGRVGFVDADDIAAVAVHALTKAQAPNTDLIITGPQALSYGDVATILTQVTGRTITHCQLTYEQMRDRLAADVPAEFAAMLAGMDHAIAEGAENRTTDTVQRLTGRPPRTFRAVAERETDGLPS, from the coding sequence ATGAACAGGCCTGGGGAGTTCACCCTGGTCATCGGAGCCACCGGCACCACCGGAAGCCGCGTCGCCGCCCAACTGGCCGCCAGGGGACGGCGAGTTAAAGCAGCCAGCCGACGCGCCATCCCGGTGGACGGATCCTGTCCCGTGCGGTTCGACTGGGACGACCCTACGTCCTTCGCAGGCGCCCTCGAAGGCGCGGACCGGGTCTATCTCAACCCGCCGCTCGGCGCTCCGGACCCGGCAACGGTCATGCTGCCCTTCCTCCAGCAGGCCCGCGCCGCAGGGGTCCGCCGCGCGGTCCTGCTCAGCTCGTCGGCGATCCCCGCCGGTGGCCCTGCCGTGGGCCAGGTTCACCAGGCCCTGCCTGGTCTGTTCTCCCAGTGGGCGGTCCTGCGGCCCTCGTGGTTCATGCAGAACTTCACCGGCAACCACACGCACGCCCGAACCATCAGAGCCGACAGGACCATTCACACGGCAACCGGCGAGGGCCGCGTCGGGTTCGTCGACGCCGACGACATCGCCGCCGTCGCCGTGCACGCACTGACCAAGGCGCAGGCCCCGAACACCGACCTGATCATTACTGGGCCGCAGGCGCTGAGCTACGGCGATGTCGCCACCATCCTCACCCAGGTCACCGGCCGGACCATCACCCACTGCCAGCTGACCTACGAGCAGATGCGCGACCGCCTTGCCGCCGACGTACCCGCCGAGTTCGCCGCGATGCTCGCCGGCATGGACCACGCCATCGCCGAAGGCGCCGAGAACCGCACCACCGACACCGTCCAACGCCTCACCGGCCGCCCACCGCGCACCTTCCGCGCTGTCGCGGAACGGGAAACGGACGGCCTCCCGAGCTGA
- a CDS encoding DUF3592 domain-containing protein: MSIGTTWMVLCAAVAVLLFGFAWREAVLVRRLRRDGIPTRGVVVDNTQLAEDDGHIWVPVIAFHDQQGHRVEFSPRMRGTGMGLATGREVPVLYDGRNPQTARVQMWRHTMGPAVSLLLGGMAFLGAGMLIVLKN; the protein is encoded by the coding sequence ATGTCGATCGGAACTACGTGGATGGTGCTGTGCGCTGCGGTGGCCGTGCTGCTTTTCGGCTTCGCGTGGCGGGAGGCAGTTTTGGTGCGTCGGCTGCGGCGGGACGGCATTCCCACGCGGGGTGTCGTGGTCGACAACACGCAGCTCGCCGAGGACGACGGGCACATCTGGGTGCCGGTCATTGCCTTCCACGACCAGCAGGGACACCGCGTGGAGTTCTCACCCCGGATGCGTGGAACCGGGATGGGCCTGGCGACCGGGCGGGAGGTTCCGGTGCTGTATGACGGTCGGAACCCCCAGACGGCACGGGTGCAGATGTGGCGGCACACGATGGGGCCGGCGGTGTCGCTGCTGCTCGGCGGGATGGCCTTCCTCGGCGCCGGCATGCTGATCGTCCTGAAGAACTGA
- a CDS encoding endo alpha-1,4 polygalactosaminidase: protein MRNRVFPHRSAAALVASAAVASLLATACSRGGDTAQAPSSSATASTGIDAAPGKPVARSSKVTLPPVHADFDYQLGGPYTPPAGVAVVVRDYTAPPAPGHYNICYVNAFQAQPGAEKEWDADLLLRDKAGAVVMDKDWGEAMLDVHTDAKRKRIARKVNAWIDACAAKGYTAIEPDNYDSYTRVPHGLLTANDAKLFLSLLAAHAHAQGLAIGQKNTAALAPARKQVGVDFAVVEECGQYDECGDYAAAFGNHMLVIEYTEQGMTKACRGWGDKISIVRRDLHLEPAGDKDYDRGTCGTS from the coding sequence ATGCGTAACCGGGTCTTTCCCCATCGGTCCGCGGCGGCGTTGGTGGCGTCGGCCGCCGTCGCCTCGCTTCTCGCCACTGCTTGTTCGCGCGGCGGGGATACGGCGCAGGCACCGTCCTCGTCCGCGACCGCGTCGACTGGGATTGACGCGGCGCCGGGGAAACCGGTCGCGAGATCGTCCAAGGTGACGCTTCCGCCTGTGCACGCGGACTTCGACTATCAGCTCGGCGGTCCCTACACCCCGCCGGCCGGGGTAGCCGTCGTCGTCCGTGACTACACGGCGCCGCCCGCGCCAGGGCACTACAACATCTGCTACGTCAACGCCTTCCAGGCCCAGCCGGGCGCGGAGAAGGAGTGGGATGCCGACCTCCTGCTCCGTGACAAGGCCGGCGCGGTCGTCATGGACAAGGACTGGGGCGAGGCGATGCTGGACGTTCACACCGACGCCAAGCGCAAGCGGATCGCGCGGAAGGTGAACGCCTGGATCGACGCATGCGCGGCCAAGGGCTACACGGCCATCGAGCCGGACAACTACGACAGTTACACGCGCGTGCCCCACGGGCTGCTCACCGCGAACGACGCGAAGCTGTTTCTCTCCCTGCTCGCCGCCCACGCCCACGCGCAGGGCCTGGCCATCGGTCAGAAGAACACGGCCGCGCTCGCTCCGGCCCGCAAGCAGGTCGGCGTCGACTTCGCCGTGGTGGAGGAGTGCGGTCAGTACGACGAATGCGGAGACTACGCCGCCGCGTTCGGCAACCACATGCTGGTGATCGAGTACACCGAGCAGGGCATGACGAAGGCTTGCCGGGGCTGGGGCGACAAGATCAGCATCGTCCGGCGGGACCTGCACCTCGAGCCCGCCGGTGACAAGGACTACGACCGCGGAACCTGCGGCACGTCCTGA
- a CDS encoding TetR/AcrR family transcriptional regulator, which translates to MDHRAGNPTGLRERTRRAVQAEIVATAMRLFLERGFEGTTMEQIAGEIGMSRRSLFRYFGTKEDIVLGDHAEHGEALRAALEARPAGERPWEALRAALKALFDSLPYSPEDFLKITSMLHASPSLRARQLEKRQKWTDLLVPDIVRRLGATADPMTEVRARALAACALACSEAATDAWVRSGGTIDMERAFDEAVAAVRG; encoded by the coding sequence ATGGACCATCGCGCGGGTAATCCGACGGGGCTGCGGGAGCGCACCCGGCGAGCTGTGCAGGCCGAGATCGTCGCCACGGCGATGCGGCTGTTCCTTGAGCGTGGATTCGAAGGCACCACCATGGAGCAGATCGCGGGCGAGATCGGCATGTCGCGACGCTCTCTGTTCCGCTACTTCGGCACCAAGGAGGACATCGTGCTCGGCGATCACGCCGAGCACGGCGAGGCCCTGCGGGCCGCGCTGGAAGCGCGTCCAGCCGGCGAACGGCCCTGGGAAGCACTTCGGGCGGCCCTCAAGGCGCTCTTCGACTCGCTCCCCTACTCACCGGAGGACTTCCTCAAGATCACCAGCATGCTGCACGCCTCGCCCTCCCTCCGGGCGCGCCAGCTGGAGAAGCGCCAGAAGTGGACGGATCTCCTCGTCCCGGACATCGTGCGACGACTGGGGGCGACCGCGGACCCGATGACCGAGGTGCGGGCCCGCGCGCTCGCCGCCTGCGCCCTGGCCTGCTCGGAGGCCGCAACGGACGCCTGGGTACGCAGTGGCGGCACCATCGACATGGAGCGGGCCTTCGACGAGGCCGTCGCCGCAGTCCGCGGCTGA
- a CDS encoding SDR family NAD(P)-dependent oxidoreductase, whose protein sequence is MSTVDYHGQTTLITGASAGIGAEFARQMAARGSDVILVARRAERLETLAAELTAAHGVRAVVIPLDLSLPAAGRSLAEEVARRGLEVTSVVNNAGFGTFGPFHTEDPQRLGQEISVDIAAVVDISRAFIGPLRTAGTGVLVNVASMAAYFPIPNMAVYAAAKAFVLSFTEALWHESRGTGLRVLALSPGATSTEFFDVIGTDAADGGSKRQSPQEVVATALRTLDRRTPPPSVISGRLNRAMATLGRTASRRRTVQFMGSTTSARRPVR, encoded by the coding sequence ATGAGCACCGTCGACTACCACGGCCAGACCACCCTCATCACCGGCGCCAGCGCCGGCATCGGCGCCGAGTTCGCCCGGCAGATGGCCGCGCGCGGATCGGACGTCATCCTCGTTGCCCGCCGCGCGGAACGGCTGGAGACGCTGGCCGCCGAACTCACCGCGGCTCACGGCGTACGGGCCGTCGTCATCCCGCTCGACCTGAGCCTGCCCGCCGCGGGGCGGAGCCTCGCCGAGGAGGTGGCGCGCCGTGGCCTGGAGGTGACCAGCGTGGTGAACAACGCCGGATTCGGCACCTTCGGCCCGTTCCACACTGAGGACCCGCAGCGGCTCGGCCAGGAGATCAGCGTCGACATCGCGGCCGTCGTCGACATCAGCCGGGCGTTCATCGGGCCGTTGCGGACCGCCGGCACCGGAGTGCTGGTCAACGTCGCAAGCATGGCCGCCTACTTCCCCATACCGAACATGGCCGTTTACGCGGCGGCCAAGGCGTTCGTGCTGAGCTTCACCGAGGCCCTGTGGCACGAATCCCGCGGCACCGGGCTGCGCGTGCTCGCGCTCTCACCCGGTGCGACCAGCACCGAGTTCTTCGACGTCATCGGCACGGATGCAGCGGACGGCGGCAGCAAGCGCCAGTCGCCCCAGGAGGTCGTGGCCACCGCGCTGCGGACGCTCGACCGCCGCACACCACCGCCGAGCGTCATCTCCGGCCGCCTCAACCGCGCGATGGCGACCCTGGGCCGCACCGCCAGCCGACGCCGCACAGTTCAGTTCATGGGATCCACGACCTCCGCCCGCCGACCGGTGCGGTGA
- a CDS encoding helix-turn-helix domain-containing protein, whose amino-acid sequence MPARELSASVWTLQRAFASVQETVVGYVRRRRFERARFEPLASTGRLSICELAAHWQYADSSHFARTFKSQYGQTPAEFAPTSDGPEPGTGDDPDGTMPWVY is encoded by the coding sequence ATGCCGGCCCGTGAACTCAGCGCCTCTGTATGGACGTTGCAGCGGGCGTTCGCGTCCGTCCAGGAGACCGTCGTCGGGTACGTCCGCCGCCGCAGGTTCGAGCGGGCTCGGTTCGAACCCCTCGCATCGACGGGCCGGCTGAGCATCTGTGAACTCGCCGCCCACTGGCAGTACGCCGACAGCAGCCACTTCGCCCGGACCTTCAAGAGCCAGTACGGCCAAACCCCTGCCGAGTTCGCGCCTACGTCCGACGGCCCGGAGCCAGGGACCGGAGATGATCCCGACGGGACCATGCCCTGGGTGTATTGA
- a CDS encoding glycoside hydrolase family 15 protein, with product MSTRPIGDHALLSDCRSAALVTSDGSVDWLCLPRFDSPAIFARLLDENAGHWSIRPAGPADVSRRYTEQTLVLETTFRTTGGTAVLRDALALGRRERGHALGTASPGTLLRQITCTEGQVPVEIAYAPRPEFGLVHPLLAPVRGGLAAYGGAHVLLLSSPVDLAVSGSTAHGRITLRAPDRLGFALHIGPAWGSEPAPWGPRRIRRRLNDTAEGWRSWSRLHRGYVGPWQDEVSHSGRVLRALTFAPTGAIIAAATTSLPERPGGTRNWDYRYTWVRDASFTLQALATAACEKEKDKFFDFLARAAATQLQRGVDLQIMYGIGGERDLSERVLPHLAGWRNSTPVRTGNDAWRQRQLDVYGELLDAAHQTLPPGGSLDPPTRDFLLQAAETAASRWTEPDQGIWERRGPSRHFLHSKLMCWVALDRAIAMAPALRADAHVPHWRSERDRIRQAIEQRGWNPRLSAFTQAFESDDLDASSLMLPIVGFLPPHDPRVQSTVLAIATHLTDPGGLVRRYRGDEIEEEEGTFLLCTFWLAHALALTGHTTRARQVLQTAVAHANDVGLLAEETDSSTGEALGNFPQAFSHIGLINAARAIRDAEREPATRGTGH from the coding sequence GTGAGCACGCGACCGATCGGTGACCACGCCCTGCTGTCCGACTGCCGCTCGGCAGCCTTGGTCACCTCCGACGGCTCGGTGGACTGGCTGTGCCTTCCCCGCTTCGACAGCCCGGCGATCTTCGCCCGCCTCCTCGACGAGAACGCCGGCCACTGGTCCATCCGCCCCGCCGGACCCGCCGACGTCAGCCGCCGCTACACCGAGCAGACCCTTGTACTGGAGACGACCTTCCGCACGACCGGAGGAACAGCCGTCCTGCGCGACGCGCTCGCCCTGGGACGGCGTGAACGCGGACACGCACTCGGCACGGCCTCCCCCGGAACCCTCCTACGGCAGATCACCTGCACCGAAGGACAGGTGCCCGTCGAGATCGCCTATGCGCCGCGCCCGGAGTTCGGACTCGTCCACCCGCTCCTGGCACCCGTCCGGGGCGGGCTCGCCGCCTACGGGGGCGCCCACGTACTACTGCTGTCGAGCCCCGTCGACCTTGCGGTGAGCGGTTCCACCGCGCACGGCCGGATCACGCTGCGGGCACCGGACCGCCTCGGATTCGCCCTGCACATCGGGCCTGCCTGGGGAAGCGAGCCCGCGCCCTGGGGGCCGCGACGCATCCGCCGACGTCTCAACGACACCGCCGAGGGCTGGCGTTCGTGGTCCCGGCTCCACCGCGGCTACGTCGGGCCCTGGCAGGACGAGGTGAGCCACAGCGGACGCGTGCTCCGCGCCCTGACCTTCGCTCCTACAGGAGCCATCATCGCCGCGGCCACCACCTCCTTGCCCGAACGCCCGGGCGGGACACGCAACTGGGACTACCGCTACACCTGGGTCCGCGACGCCAGCTTCACCCTGCAGGCACTGGCCACCGCCGCCTGCGAGAAGGAGAAGGACAAGTTCTTCGACTTCCTCGCCCGGGCGGCGGCAACCCAGCTCCAACGGGGCGTAGACCTGCAGATCATGTACGGCATCGGCGGCGAACGCGACCTGAGCGAGCGAGTCCTGCCTCACCTGGCCGGCTGGCGCAACAGCACCCCCGTGCGCACCGGCAACGACGCATGGCGCCAACGCCAACTCGACGTCTACGGCGAACTCCTCGACGCGGCCCACCAGACCCTCCCGCCCGGCGGGAGCCTCGACCCGCCCACCCGGGACTTCCTGCTCCAAGCGGCCGAGACGGCCGCGAGCCGCTGGACCGAACCCGACCAGGGCATCTGGGAGAGACGCGGGCCGAGCAGGCACTTCCTGCACTCGAAACTGATGTGCTGGGTAGCCCTGGACCGCGCGATCGCCATGGCCCCCGCCCTTCGGGCCGACGCACACGTACCCCACTGGCGCAGCGAGCGTGACCGGATCCGCCAAGCCATCGAACAACGAGGATGGAACCCCCGGCTGAGCGCCTTCACCCAGGCATTCGAAAGCGACGACCTGGATGCCTCCTCACTCATGCTCCCCATCGTCGGCTTCCTGCCCCCGCACGACCCCCGCGTCCAGTCCACCGTGCTGGCGATCGCCACTCACCTCACCGACCCGGGCGGCCTGGTCCGCCGCTACCGCGGCGACGAGATCGAGGAAGAGGAGGGAACCTTCCTGCTGTGCACCTTCTGGCTCGCCCACGCCCTCGCCCTGACCGGCCACACCACCCGCGCACGGCAAGTGCTCCAAACCGCCGTCGCGCACGCCAACGATGTCGGCCTGCTGGCCGAGGAGACCGACTCCAGCACAGGAGAGGCCCTCGGCAACTTCCCCCAAGCCTTCAGCCACATCGGGCTCATCAACGCCGCCCGAGCCATCCGCGACGCCGAGCGCGAACCCGCAACACGAGGAACCGGACACTAA
- a CDS encoding class I SAM-dependent methyltransferase: MTTEENPPASRHEDPYALALQSDRAPVYLRLADGRRTRLPVHRWCAQPTRADRTLMERCVGPVLDVGCGPGRLCRALLRQGVFAFGIDVAPHAVARTIALGGTAQCRSVFDPLPGEGDWQTLLLADGNIGIGGDPHALVRRCAHLISPMGVLLVEVDDNDVEERCTAWFEDTHGHRGPPFPWARLGAPALRRITVDLGLSVTDQWKSGPRSFLALGHPGSSPGGRARRGQSDAVTRTPTAWR; this comes from the coding sequence GTGACGACCGAGGAGAACCCGCCGGCCTCCAGACACGAGGACCCCTACGCACTGGCCCTGCAAAGCGATCGCGCGCCGGTCTATCTGCGGTTGGCGGACGGGCGCCGGACCCGGCTGCCGGTGCACCGCTGGTGCGCGCAGCCCACCAGGGCCGACCGGACCCTGATGGAGCGCTGTGTCGGCCCCGTGCTCGACGTCGGCTGCGGACCGGGCCGACTGTGCAGGGCACTCCTGCGCCAAGGCGTCTTCGCCTTCGGTATCGACGTCGCACCCCACGCGGTCGCCCGGACCATCGCCCTCGGCGGGACCGCACAGTGCCGGTCGGTCTTCGACCCGCTTCCCGGCGAGGGAGACTGGCAGACCCTCCTGCTCGCCGACGGGAACATCGGCATCGGCGGCGACCCGCATGCCCTGGTACGCCGCTGCGCCCACCTCATCTCCCCGATGGGTGTCCTGCTCGTCGAGGTCGATGACAACGACGTAGAGGAACGCTGCACGGCCTGGTTCGAAGACACCCACGGCCACCGCGGCCCGCCATTCCCTTGGGCGCGGCTGGGAGCGCCGGCGCTCCGCCGCATCACCGTCGACCTCGGCCTCAGCGTCACCGACCAGTGGAAGAGCGGCCCCCGCAGCTTCCTCGCCCTCGGCCACCCGGGCTCATCCCCGGGCGGGCGCGCCCGACGCGGGCAGAGCGATGCCGTGACGAGGACACCAACCGCGTGGCGGTGA